In the genome of Massilibacillus massiliensis, one region contains:
- a CDS encoding GntR family transcriptional regulator translates to MRMIKKAESLKQQIYTMLKEDILSQRYNEEDILNERKISEEFNVSRSPVREALKALESENLVEYIPYKGIIVKKMGEEDLKNIFQIRTALEVLAVELAIENRTEAFITRLEECHQNQKYSSSKYDSKVFMDMDVTFHGLLLEMAQNDLLTGMMGELRDKIRRFGMNAIFSGDYRYRASLQEHLEILLAVKVGNVEMARQKMQNHIQQTYESASAYVTAKKG, encoded by the coding sequence ATGAGAATGATAAAAAAAGCGGAATCTTTAAAACAACAGATTTATACGATGTTAAAAGAAGATATTCTTAGTCAGCGTTATAACGAAGAAGATATTTTAAATGAACGGAAAATTTCTGAGGAATTTAATGTAAGCCGCAGTCCCGTTCGAGAAGCACTCAAAGCCTTGGAATCGGAAAACCTTGTCGAGTATATTCCGTATAAAGGCATTATTGTGAAAAAGATGGGAGAAGAGGATTTAAAAAATATCTTTCAGATACGTACAGCCTTGGAAGTTTTGGCTGTGGAGCTGGCGATAGAAAATAGAACAGAGGCGTTTATTACACGTCTTGAGGAATGTCATCAAAATCAAAAGTATAGTTCAAGTAAATATGACAGTAAGGTTTTCATGGATATGGATGTTACTTTCCACGGACTTTTGCTAGAAATGGCTCAAAATGATTTGTTAACCGGTATGATGGGAGAATTGCGTGACAAAATTCGGCGATTTGGAATGAACGCGATTTTTAGTGGTGACTACCGTTATAGGGCATCACTGCAGGAACATTTAGAAATATTGCTTGCTGTAAAGGTCGGCAATGTCGAAATGGCAAGACAAAAAATGCAGAATCATATACAGCAGACCTATGAAAGCGCTTCTGCATATGTAACAGCAAAAAAAGGGTAA
- a CDS encoding citrate transporter — protein MITAQIIMVITLGVMILGLAPLYLTAVIGTTLAALAAGFPLMGSSPDAIPKLLVSAMNPVIIDMLGVLLFIGVMQASGYMDVIICKIMEFGRKKGGAPGIATAASLAAALLGSLTAFTQPVIMATVAGPASTRLGLSSNKTSAIISLANIGANNAGFTHPTMLAILGLTGVKFGLINFWTFAGCIGIYIFVYYRAKREMIQDGIEIRKDLEDTTFTLPENAPSFAKAFFPFLVLCITFFMGIPIFLVGVGCSVLVILMAGLKLAEGEKFMLNGVTQIAIPIVAIISLMYMSIVISKIGLVSLVADYVSPYLAFAPIQILLMISALAGTITQSNAASAPIVLPFVQIVLGLGADPLAVSFAAISGCAIMQLFLSGGALTALPVVAGVIPGTNQKLANKWQRPSMIVGLGISFLITFII, from the coding sequence ATGATTACAGCGCAAATTATTATGGTAATAACACTTGGTGTTATGATCTTAGGGCTTGCACCGCTTTATTTAACTGCTGTTATTGGCACTACGTTGGCCGCTTTGGCGGCTGGATTTCCGCTCATGGGTTCAAGTCCGGACGCCATTCCGAAATTACTAGTTAGTGCGATGAATCCTGTAATCATTGATATGTTAGGCGTATTGCTGTTTATCGGCGTGATGCAGGCATCTGGCTATATGGATGTAATTATTTGCAAGATTATGGAGTTTGGCAGAAAAAAAGGCGGAGCCCCGGGAATTGCAACTGCAGCTAGTTTGGCAGCTGCGTTGCTTGGATCATTGACAGCTTTTACGCAACCCGTCATTATGGCTACCGTTGCTGGACCGGCGTCAACGCGCTTGGGATTATCGTCGAATAAAACTTCTGCGATTATTTCTTTGGCAAATATAGGCGCAAATAATGCCGGCTTCACGCATCCTACGATGCTGGCGATTTTAGGTTTGACCGGTGTAAAATTTGGTTTGATTAATTTCTGGACTTTTGCAGGATGCATAGGAATTTATATTTTTGTGTATTATCGTGCAAAAAGAGAAATGATACAAGACGGGATAGAGATTCGCAAGGATCTTGAGGATACGACTTTCACACTGCCCGAAAATGCACCGTCATTTGCAAAAGCGTTTTTCCCATTCTTGGTTTTGTGCATTACATTTTTCATGGGAATCCCGATATTTTTAGTTGGCGTTGGCTGTAGTGTATTAGTGATTCTTATGGCGGGCTTGAAATTAGCAGAAGGGGAAAAGTTCATGCTCAATGGTGTGACACAGATCGCAATTCCAATCGTAGCGATTATCAGTCTCATGTACATGTCGATCGTTATTTCTAAGATTGGTTTAGTGAGCTTGGTTGCTGATTATGTTAGCCCATACCTTGCTTTTGCACCAATCCAGATCTTGCTTATGATTTCAGCTTTAGCCGGGACAATTACGCAGTCTAATGCCGCTTCAGCGCCAATTGTTTTACCGTTTGTGCAAATTGTGTTGGGATTAGGCGCTGATCCTTTGGCGGTTAGCTTTGCCGCCATTTCTGGTTGCGCTATCATGCAGCTTTTTCTTAGCGGTGGTGCATTAACAGCGTTGCCGGTCGTAGCGGGTGTTATACCGGGTACAAACCAAAAACTTGCAAATAAATGGCAAAGACCATCGATGATTGTTGGATTAGGAATCTCTTTTCTTATCACTTTTATTATTTAG
- a CDS encoding DUF2848 family protein — protein sequence MMKYTVVTKQGRKEESMELDKLIVVGFAGKDIEKTMEHIRELEAEGIHCPKSVPVVYQCAKGLLTSEDTIEVIADKTSGEVEYIILVRDHKYYIGIGSDHTDRELEAVSIHKSKQVCLKPYAKEFWEYDEIKDHFDAIKLVSSQVIDDTEVEYQAGLTSDLLSLECIISEIEKELDVNHCLIYTGTVPLKDGFKFGDKFSCKIVDEKLNREIALTYKIKVIQEH from the coding sequence ATGATGAAATATACTGTAGTGACAAAACAAGGGCGCAAAGAAGAATCTATGGAACTAGATAAATTGATTGTTGTCGGCTTCGCCGGAAAAGACATAGAAAAAACGATGGAACATATTCGAGAATTGGAAGCGGAAGGAATTCATTGTCCAAAATCTGTGCCTGTTGTGTATCAATGTGCAAAGGGGCTGCTGACGTCTGAGGATACAATTGAGGTGATTGCCGATAAAACAAGTGGTGAAGTTGAATATATTATCCTTGTACGTGATCATAAATATTATATCGGGATTGGCAGCGATCACACAGATCGAGAATTGGAAGCGGTGAGTATCCATAAATCGAAACAGGTTTGTTTAAAGCCCTATGCTAAAGAGTTCTGGGAGTATGACGAAATTAAAGATCATTTCGATGCAATCAAATTGGTTTCTTCGCAGGTAATTGATGACACGGAAGTGGAATATCAAGCTGGCCTGACAAGTGATTTATTGTCCTTGGAATGCATTATTTCTGAAATTGAAAAAGAGTTGGATGTTAATCATTGTCTGATTTATACAGGGACAGTTCCATTGAAAGATGGATTTAAATTCGGGGATAAATTCTCTTGTAAGATCGTAGATGAAAAGCTCAATCGTGAGATAGCTTTAACATACAAGATCAAAGTGATACAAGAACATTAA
- a CDS encoding carbon-nitrogen family hydrolase yields the protein MKKRISLIQMDVAFAKPEENYQRAVQLMENAMKEKPDIIVFPETMNVGFFPKEGLSTLADVDGEKTKEVFGAFASAHHVNIVAGSVANKKEGNIYNTLYVFNRLGEVVGAYDKVHGFTPSDEHHYFKGGNKVIHFSLDGIKCSCVICYDMRFPEFIRTATLQGVDLMFIPAQWPLARKLHWVTLATARAIENQMYVCAVNACGYAGETKYGGNSLLINPWGEPICHMGTEEEIQTGEIDMEMIQGIRESINIFRDRKPAYYKVD from the coding sequence ATGAAAAAAAGAATTAGTTTGATCCAGATGGATGTTGCATTTGCTAAACCTGAGGAAAATTATCAGCGTGCAGTGCAGTTAATGGAAAACGCGATGAAAGAAAAACCGGATATTATAGTGTTTCCTGAAACGATGAATGTAGGTTTTTTCCCTAAAGAAGGGTTGTCAACGTTAGCCGATGTTGATGGAGAAAAAACGAAAGAGGTATTTGGTGCATTTGCCAGTGCGCATCATGTAAATATTGTGGCAGGCTCTGTAGCTAATAAAAAAGAAGGGAACATTTACAATACATTATATGTGTTTAATCGTTTAGGTGAGGTTGTTGGCGCGTATGACAAAGTACATGGGTTTACTCCATCAGATGAACACCATTACTTTAAAGGTGGCAATAAAGTGATTCATTTCAGCTTGGATGGTATAAAGTGTTCTTGTGTGATTTGTTATGATATGAGATTTCCGGAGTTCATTCGTACAGCAACTTTGCAGGGCGTAGACTTGATGTTTATTCCTGCGCAGTGGCCGCTTGCCAGAAAGTTGCATTGGGTTACACTGGCTACAGCCAGAGCCATTGAAAATCAGATGTATGTCTGTGCGGTAAATGCCTGTGGTTATGCAGGAGAAACTAAATATGGTGGAAATTCTCTTTTAATCAATCCTTGGGGTGAACCCATCTGTCATATGGGGACCGAGGAGGAAATTCAAACCGGTGAAATTGATATGGAGATGATACAAGGGATTCGTGAGTCTATCAATATTTTTCGTGATAGAAAACCTGCATACTATAAAGTAGACTAA
- a CDS encoding Lrp/AsnC family transcriptional regulator: protein MQFKNLDEIDRQILKYLSENGRLSHAELGRLVGLTRAAVRERVSQLVEHGIISNFTIVVNPLKAGKNLSIYFNIDVEWSKMDQIAETLLNSDEITNVYQMSGKPHLHVHALFDNQEHVSRYAQQLREIDGIQSVESEFLITRYKERGALLI from the coding sequence ATGCAATTTAAAAATCTTGATGAAATTGATCGGCAGATTTTGAAATACTTATCAGAGAATGGGCGGCTAAGTCATGCGGAGCTTGGGCGGCTAGTTGGTTTGACGCGTGCGGCCGTTCGTGAAAGAGTCAGTCAGCTTGTAGAACATGGAATTATCAGCAATTTTACGATTGTTGTAAATCCTTTGAAAGCAGGAAAAAATCTTTCGATTTATTTTAATATTGATGTGGAATGGAGCAAAATGGATCAGATTGCTGAGACACTATTAAATTCGGATGAGATTACCAATGTATATCAAATGAGCGGAAAACCTCATTTACATGTACATGCATTGTTTGATAATCAGGAGCATGTAAGTCGTTATGCGCAGCAACTACGCGAGATTGACGGAATTCAAAGTGTCGAATCTGAATTTTTGATTACGCGGTACAAAGAGCGGGGTGCATTGCTTATTTAA
- a CDS encoding sulfite exporter TauE/SafE family protein, translating into MTIMAFNILLISISAGIMGSILGLGGGIIMTPALTFIFGIDIQYAIGASLISVIATSSGAAIAYIRDGITNIRVGMFLEIATTIGAITGAIIGGLIAPDLLYLIFGIFIIYSAILMLKKVAQELPGEVPLHPLAKTLKLQGEYYDKALDKTIAYNADRVYSGFGVMYGAGIISGLLGIGSGSFKVMAMDVFMKLPLKVSSATSNFMMGVTGAASAAIYIYRGDIDPVISAPVALGVLIGSTIGARLMQKLKSKTIRKLFIPILLYVGLQMILQGLGVKF; encoded by the coding sequence ATGACGATTATGGCTTTCAACATTTTACTTATTTCAATTTCTGCCGGAATTATGGGGTCGATCTTGGGACTTGGCGGGGGGATTATCATGACCCCAGCATTAACTTTTATCTTTGGCATAGATATTCAATATGCCATCGGCGCGAGTTTAATTTCAGTCATTGCTACTTCCAGCGGGGCTGCCATTGCTTATATTCGTGACGGTATTACCAATATTCGTGTTGGTATGTTTCTAGAAATTGCAACGACCATAGGCGCAATTACAGGCGCAATTATCGGCGGACTCATTGCCCCAGACTTATTATACTTGATTTTCGGCATATTCATCATCTATTCTGCAATCTTAATGTTAAAAAAAGTTGCACAAGAACTGCCCGGTGAAGTACCTTTGCATCCGTTGGCAAAGACATTGAAACTGCAAGGCGAATATTACGACAAAGCTTTAGATAAAACGATTGCATACAACGCAGACAGGGTTTACAGTGGTTTTGGTGTCATGTATGGCGCTGGTATTATCTCTGGGCTCTTAGGCATCGGCAGTGGAAGTTTTAAGGTTATGGCAATGGATGTCTTTATGAAATTGCCCCTTAAGGTATCTAGTGCAACAAGCAATTTTATGATGGGTGTAACCGGTGCAGCCAGTGCAGCAATTTATATCTATAGAGGCGATATAGATCCGGTGATATCCGCCCCTGTAGCATTAGGTGTCTTAATTGGTTCAACAATTGGTGCAAGGCTGATGCAGAAATTAAAAAGTAAAACAATCCGCAAGCTCTTTATTCCTATTCTTCTCTACGTCGGGCTTCAGATGATATTGCAAGGATTGGGGGTTAAATTCTAA
- a CDS encoding DUF1634 domain-containing protein: MENKQTQASHHLLKAELFVSYALRVGVFLSATVILLGLIRFFLTGESGYPGNTYPTRIPDILLGALALKSFGIIMFGLLLLILTPVFRVGISILVFSLEKDWLYTGISAIVFLILCSSFFFGK; this comes from the coding sequence ATGGAAAACAAGCAAACGCAAGCCTCACATCATTTACTTAAAGCAGAGCTTTTTGTTAGCTATGCACTGCGCGTTGGCGTATTCTTAAGTGCAACTGTGATCCTACTTGGCCTGATCAGATTCTTTCTAACCGGAGAAAGTGGCTATCCAGGAAATACTTATCCCACAAGAATACCTGATATTCTTCTAGGTGCACTCGCGCTTAAATCTTTTGGCATCATTATGTTCGGTCTTCTATTACTCATCTTAACCCCAGTTTTCCGTGTTGGAATTTCCATCTTGGTCTTTAGCCTTGAAAAAGATTGGCTATATACAGGAATTTCAGCAATTGTTTTTCTGATCCTTTGCAGCAGTTTTTTCTTTGGGAAATAA
- a CDS encoding PepSY-associated TM helix domain-containing protein: MRKNTMLQGMKMFHTWGGLCLGWVLFIVFFTGTIAVFEPEISAWMRPEVRVQQRAATAVSVAAAEKALRQLASDADVWFITLPQGRISNVEVSWKKGKQDFHQFIDPSTGAVIKARDTEGGEFFALFHYELSRGHTGTWLVSIAGLAMLAAVISGIVIRRSVIKDFFFLRWRRSWLSVHTMTGILTLPFVVMITYSGLVMTFMDIMPVSMHTFYQGQNKFWVDLLQVVERPKSREKVQTYPLADLVPAAEREIGDGNIWCIQVPNPDSRNTVINFMRRVDDRLLAIADRVTFDGVSGEWLVSQTKWGTQATLVRSLVGLHIVKFGGYPMAWLYFILGMISSIMIGTGLVFFTIKRRARYAKEWGTDRDLFRVAESINIGVIAGLITASLGFLWVNRLLPVALKGRAEAEIGAFFFFWLCLFIHAFLQPKEKAWPQQLYLAAGLALGLPLLNALMTSVGLSKTIVNGDWVTAGVDITVLIFGLMLWAAARSLKKRWTILQLEDSPKYKTGFR; this comes from the coding sequence GTGAGGAAAAATACAATGTTGCAAGGAATGAAGATGTTTCATACTTGGGGTGGACTATGTCTTGGTTGGGTATTATTTATTGTGTTCTTTACTGGTACAATTGCGGTGTTTGAACCAGAAATCAGTGCATGGATGCGTCCGGAAGTGCGTGTGCAGCAGCGCGCAGCAACGGCTGTATCTGTTGCTGCTGCAGAAAAAGCACTGCGGCAGCTCGCCTCTGATGCTGATGTTTGGTTTATTACCCTTCCGCAGGGACGCATCTCAAATGTAGAAGTTTCCTGGAAAAAAGGTAAGCAGGATTTTCATCAATTTATTGATCCGTCTACGGGCGCGGTTATTAAGGCTAGAGATACAGAGGGCGGGGAGTTTTTTGCACTTTTTCATTATGAATTGAGTCGGGGGCATACAGGCACTTGGTTGGTCAGCATAGCCGGATTGGCGATGTTAGCAGCAGTAATTTCTGGTATTGTGATTCGCCGCAGTGTAATCAAAGATTTCTTTTTTTTGCGTTGGCGACGTAGCTGGCTCAGTGTACATACGATGACGGGAATTTTGACACTGCCCTTTGTAGTGATGATCACATATTCTGGGTTGGTGATGACCTTTATGGATATCATGCCTGTATCAATGCATACATTCTACCAAGGGCAAAATAAGTTTTGGGTCGATCTCTTACAGGTTGTGGAAAGACCTAAGAGTCGAGAAAAGGTCCAGACGTATCCACTTGCTGATTTAGTACCGGCGGCAGAACGGGAAATTGGTGACGGCAATATTTGGTGTATACAAGTTCCAAATCCCGATAGTCGTAATACCGTGATTAATTTTATGCGACGTGTCGATGATCGTCTTTTAGCGATTGCTGATCGGGTTACATTTGATGGCGTAAGTGGTGAATGGCTGGTAAGTCAGACGAAATGGGGGACACAAGCGACGCTTGTACGATCTCTGGTAGGCTTGCATATTGTCAAATTTGGCGGCTATCCTATGGCGTGGCTGTACTTTATCTTGGGAATGATCAGCTCAATCATGATTGGCACGGGACTCGTGTTTTTTACGATTAAGAGACGAGCGAGATATGCCAAGGAATGGGGAACTGACCGCGATCTTTTTCGGGTGGCAGAATCTATTAATATAGGTGTAATTGCTGGATTGATTACAGCTTCACTTGGTTTTTTATGGGTGAATCGCTTGCTGCCAGTTGCATTGAAAGGGCGAGCGGAAGCCGAGATTGGCGCATTTTTCTTCTTTTGGCTTTGTCTATTCATTCATGCTTTTTTGCAGCCAAAGGAAAAAGCATGGCCGCAGCAACTTTATCTGGCAGCGGGACTTGCGCTGGGATTGCCCTTGTTAAATGCGTTAATGACATCGGTTGGATTATCAAAAACGATTGTAAATGGTGATTGGGTCACTGCAGGTGTAGATATAACAGTTCTTATCTTTGGATTAATGCTGTGGGCTGCAGCCAGAAGTTTGAAAAAACGGTGGACAATATTGCAATTAGAAGATAGCCCTAAATACAAAACAGGCTTTCGTTAA
- a CDS encoding TonB-dependent receptor — translation MLYKMSRTRKKLLYALIGTSLALHSPFSVYAAEQDASATGAEEQKTDTSAEQAEKSEFTFEGSTIFGDREHQKSGRKVESYAGGQVAKKANLGILGDMDIFDTPFNITSYTEKVIEDQQARTLADVLMNDASVRFTTSNGHMSENFSVRGLDVNESEIALNGMYGLAPANHVPTEFLERVEVLKGPSALLYGMSPGGAGGGTVNIVTKTADEEPLTRLTTEYTSSLNKGVHLDLGRRFGENREWGMRLNIARNDGATGVHDQEKERTFGSINLDYQGEKFRAYLDAFNHEENFTGGSSAMFGFLSSVTQLPKAPDGDTNLFAGVHSQTQNKGAMLRSEYDFNENLTAYANIGYLKNNYKGFINGTRSNSTDTLGNYSGQTFYLRGYKDAVSSEVGLKQKFTTGAVEHQMVLSATKVDIESGTINKGSDKYPSNIYHPVKPILATDPGAAPKTGENTLTSVALADTLSFNKDKYKLILGLRNQKVNSKSYKATGEVTKSYNDHAITPAIAFVIKPWATKSTSFYANYIEGLSAGQTVNDVNAVNNGEVLAPYKTKQKEIGVKWDTGNYANTVSLFQVDKPGDPSLNSITKIYDSNGKQRNKGVEWTTFGQVSDSVHVLGGVTYMRATYADKADQTLNGNSAYGVPKWQANLGFEFDSTSVPGLSFSTRAVYTGEEYANAKNTAKLPSWVRYDVGMQYKTSMQGNPTVFRFNVENLLDKNYWSGTFNDGYLTIGNGRTYKLSMTMDL, via the coding sequence ATGTTGTATAAAATGTCGCGTACCAGAAAAAAGCTTTTATATGCTTTGATTGGTACTTCATTGGCGCTGCATTCACCATTTTCAGTGTATGCCGCCGAGCAGGATGCTTCGGCAACTGGTGCAGAAGAGCAAAAAACAGATACATCTGCAGAACAAGCGGAAAAAAGTGAGTTTACATTTGAAGGTTCGACGATTTTTGGGGACCGGGAGCACCAAAAAAGTGGGCGCAAGGTTGAATCCTATGCCGGCGGTCAGGTGGCTAAAAAAGCCAATCTAGGGATTTTAGGCGATATGGATATTTTTGATACGCCGTTTAATATCACCAGTTATACGGAAAAGGTGATTGAAGATCAACAGGCAAGAACGCTAGCGGATGTACTCATGAATGATGCCTCGGTACGGTTTACCACATCGAATGGTCATATGAGTGAAAATTTTTCAGTTCGCGGACTGGATGTAAACGAGTCTGAAATTGCTTTAAATGGGATGTATGGTCTTGCACCCGCCAATCATGTGCCGACAGAATTTCTTGAGCGTGTAGAGGTCCTTAAAGGGCCAAGTGCACTTTTATATGGAATGTCCCCAGGCGGAGCGGGGGGTGGAACGGTGAATATCGTGACAAAAACAGCCGATGAAGAACCATTGACAAGATTGACGACGGAATATACGTCTAGCTTGAATAAAGGCGTTCATTTGGATCTTGGACGCCGTTTCGGTGAAAATAGGGAATGGGGCATGCGGCTTAATATCGCTAGAAACGATGGTGCAACAGGTGTGCATGATCAGGAAAAAGAACGTACTTTTGGGTCAATTAATTTAGATTATCAAGGTGAAAAATTTAGAGCTTATTTGGATGCATTCAATCACGAAGAAAACTTTACGGGCGGTTCATCCGCAATGTTTGGTTTTTTGAGTTCAGTGACGCAGCTTCCTAAAGCACCAGATGGAGATACCAATTTATTTGCTGGAGTGCATAGTCAAACACAAAATAAGGGTGCGATGCTTCGGAGTGAGTATGATTTTAATGAAAACCTGACTGCATATGCAAACATTGGATATTTAAAAAATAACTATAAAGGTTTTATTAATGGCACACGTTCAAATAGCACAGATACATTAGGAAATTATTCTGGTCAAACATTTTATCTCAGGGGTTATAAGGATGCTGTATCATCAGAGGTTGGGTTAAAGCAAAAATTTACGACTGGAGCCGTTGAGCATCAAATGGTTCTGAGTGCAACTAAAGTTGATATAGAAAGTGGCACGATAAATAAAGGATCGGATAAATATCCTTCAAATATTTATCATCCAGTAAAGCCAATTTTGGCGACGGATCCAGGTGCAGCCCCTAAGACAGGGGAAAATACACTTACGAGTGTTGCTTTGGCAGATACTTTATCCTTTAATAAAGATAAATACAAATTGATATTAGGTTTGCGTAATCAAAAGGTTAATTCAAAAAGTTACAAAGCTACCGGTGAAGTGACTAAAAGTTACAATGATCATGCTATTACTCCGGCAATTGCTTTTGTCATAAAACCATGGGCAACGAAATCTACATCATTTTATGCAAACTATATTGAAGGCTTAAGTGCAGGTCAGACTGTAAATGATGTCAATGCTGTAAATAATGGAGAAGTATTGGCACCTTATAAGACGAAACAGAAAGAGATCGGTGTAAAATGGGATACTGGCAATTATGCAAATACTGTAAGCTTGTTTCAAGTTGATAAGCCAGGCGATCCAAGTTTAAATAGTATAACAAAAATTTACGATTCAAATGGTAAACAACGAAATAAAGGCGTAGAGTGGACTACCTTTGGGCAAGTCAGTGATAGTGTGCATGTTTTAGGTGGAGTTACCTATATGCGTGCTACTTATGCAGATAAAGCGGATCAAACGCTAAATGGCAATAGCGCATATGGTGTACCAAAATGGCAGGCGAATCTTGGTTTTGAATTTGATTCTACCAGTGTGCCGGGCTTGAGTTTTAGTACGCGGGCAGTGTATACAGGCGAAGAGTATGCAAACGCTAAAAATACGGCAAAGCTTCCTAGTTGGGTTCGTTACGATGTTGGTATGCAATATAAGACTTCGATGCAAGGCAACCCGACTGTTTTCCGTTTCAATGTAGAAAACTTATTGGATAAAAATTATTGGTCTGGTACATTTAATGATGGTTATCTCACCATCGGAAATGGTCGTACATATAAATTATCCATGACAATGGATCTTTAA
- a CDS encoding AraC family transcriptional regulator — MKVNIQELTKQFSKSSFHIINVRRAVIAPGSKYFGTTTPPSSGFILPLNGKARMFFNHTPYEMGQGKIFHFAPNMSLDKEVIGEDYWDYIVLQYEFKKTSSPLYSPYHYETDIRFTPLVHELILQLYLYCAVPQQFVNSKARELFRNILTEMSILEKTSKQEKGHRIIEQAAHFITMHYMTPITMPKLAEQYNLKPKQFAYLFHKYTGVSPNEYLINQRIHRAHELLIHTTRSIAEVSACVGYTDPYYFSRLFKKRTGFPPSILRSSKLAQAQ, encoded by the coding sequence ATGAAAGTGAATATTCAAGAACTTACCAAACAATTTTCAAAATCAAGTTTTCACATTATAAATGTTCGCCGTGCAGTAATCGCTCCCGGAAGTAAATATTTTGGTACAACTACACCTCCGTCCTCTGGCTTTATACTTCCGCTTAACGGAAAAGCGCGTATGTTTTTTAATCATACGCCTTACGAAATGGGGCAAGGAAAAATTTTTCATTTCGCTCCAAATATGTCATTGGATAAAGAAGTTATTGGCGAAGATTATTGGGATTACATTGTTTTGCAATACGAATTTAAAAAAACAAGTTCACCGCTCTATTCCCCTTATCATTATGAAACGGACATCAGATTCACACCCCTTGTGCATGAACTGATACTTCAGCTGTATTTGTATTGTGCGGTTCCCCAGCAGTTTGTAAATTCGAAAGCGAGAGAACTGTTTCGAAATATTTTGACTGAAATGTCCATCCTTGAAAAAACTTCAAAACAAGAAAAGGGACATAGAATCATCGAACAAGCTGCACATTTTATAACAATGCACTATATGACACCTATAACCATGCCTAAATTAGCAGAACAATACAATTTAAAACCCAAACAATTCGCTTATTTATTTCACAAATATACGGGGGTAAGTCCTAATGAATATTTAATCAATCAGAGAATTCACCGTGCGCATGAACTTCTCATCCATACCACGCGTTCCATTGCCGAAGTATCAGCTTGTGTCGGCTACACCGACCCATACTACTTTAGCAGGTTATTTAAAAAACGAACCGGTTTTCCGCCGAGTATTCTGCGAAGCTCAAAATTAGCACAGGCTCAGTAA
- a CDS encoding MotA/TolQ/ExbB proton channel family protein codes for MEFINQTIHLFHQGGPIMYVMVVCSFFAVAIAVERVLYFKSVTQNLPEFKQQIKPLVEKGRFSDATQLCEKNAPNILAGIALAGLQAFQQGSKLENALESASSLAAANLRERLDDLSMLVTLSPLLGLLGTVIGMIQSFSILQVQSGQPMAITGGVGEALIATATGLSIATLALLLHNIFSRKVNRLITEIEQTAALIINHVSTQKIGRRDAHEIA; via the coding sequence ATGGAATTCATAAACCAAACCATTCATTTATTTCACCAAGGTGGGCCAATCATGTATGTCATGGTTGTTTGCTCCTTCTTCGCCGTGGCTATCGCGGTCGAAAGAGTCTTATATTTTAAGAGTGTTACACAGAACTTACCAGAATTTAAGCAACAAATTAAACCATTAGTAGAAAAAGGCCGTTTTTCAGATGCCACGCAACTCTGCGAAAAAAATGCCCCAAATATCTTAGCAGGAATCGCCTTGGCTGGCCTGCAGGCATTTCAGCAAGGCAGCAAACTCGAAAACGCTTTAGAAAGTGCCTCCTCTTTAGCTGCAGCAAATTTGCGCGAGCGCTTGGATGATTTGAGTATGCTTGTTACACTTTCACCATTATTAGGACTTTTAGGAACTGTTATCGGTATGATTCAATCTTTCAGCATTTTACAAGTACAAAGCGGTCAACCTATGGCGATTACAGGTGGTGTTGGTGAAGCTCTCATCGCGACTGCAACAGGTCTCAGCATTGCAACCTTAGCACTCTTACTACACAATATCTTCTCTCGCAAAGTCAACCGACTCATTACTGAAATTGAACAAACCGCTGCGCTTATCATAAATCATGTATCAACACAAAAAATAGGACGGAGAGATGCTCATGAAATTGCGTAG